TGGCACTGAGAGGCGATGAAGGACGCAGCACGTTGCGATAAGCCACGGGGAGCCGCGAGCAGGCTTTGATCCGTGGATTTCCGAATGGGGCAACCCACCGCTTCGGCGGTATCTGCTGCTGAATACATAGGCAGTAGAGGCGAACCCGGGGAACTGAAACATCTAAGTACCCGGAGGAAAGGACATCAACCGAGACTCCGCAAGTAGTGGCGAGCGAACGCGGACCAGGCCAGTGGTCGCAGAGGGACAACCGGAACCGTCTGGAAAGTCGGGCCGGAGCGGGTGACAGCCCCGTACGGGTAATGACCTCTGCGATCCTCGAGTAGGGCGGGACACGAGAAATCCTGCCTGAACATGGGGGGACCACCCTCCAAGCCTAAGTACTCCTCAGTGACCGATAGTGCACCAGTACCGTGAGGGAAAGGTGAAAAGCACCCCGACGAGGGGAGTGAAACAGACCTGAAACCGGATGCCTACAAGCAGTCGGAGCGGCCTTGTGCCGTGACGGCGTACCTTTTGTATAATGGGTCAGCGACTTAGAGTATGCAGCGAGCTTAAGCCGGTAGGTGGAGGCGCAGCGAAAGCGAGTCTGAACAGGGCGCTTGAGTTGCATGCTCTAGACCCGAAACCTGATGATCTAGCCATGGGCAGGTTGAAGGTGCGGTAACACGCACTGGAGGACCGAACTCACGCCTGTTGAAAAAGTCGGAGATGACCTGTGGCTAGGGGTGAAAGGCCAATCAAATCAGGAAATAGCTGGTTCTCCGCGAAAGCTATTTAGGTAGCGCGTCGGATGATTGCCCACGGGGGTAGAGCACTGGATGGGCTAGGGGGCCTCACCGCTTACCAAACCTAACCAAACTCCGAATACCGTGGAGCACAGTCCGGCAGACAGACGGTCGGTGCTAAGGTCGATCGTCAAGAGGGAAACAGCCCAGACCGCCAGCTAAGGTCCCCAAGTGGTGGCTAAGTGGGAAAGGATGTGGGAAGGCCATGACAACCAGGAGGTTGGCTTAGAAGCAGCCATCCTTTAAAGAAAGCGTAATAGCTCACTGGTCTAGACAAGCCGGCCTGCGCCGAAAATGTACCGGGGCTCAAGCCACCCACCGAAGCTGCGGGTGCACGCAAGTGCGCGGTAGCGGAGCGTTGCCTAGGCCGATGAAGGGCACCCGTGAGGTTGCCTGGAGGTATGGCAAGTGAGAATGCTGACATGAGTAGCGACAAAGAGTGTGAGAAACACTCTCGCCGGAAGTCCAAGGGTTCCTGCGCACGGTTAATCCGCGCAGGGTGAGCCGGCCCCTAAGGCGAGGCCGAAAGGCGTAGTCGATGGGAACCTGGTTAATATTCCAGGGCCTGGCAGAGGTGACGAATCCCGAAGTGCGTACGGCCTTATCGGATTGGCCGTGCGCTGGAGGGGTTCCTGGAAACAGCCCTGCCGACAAGACCGTACCCGAAACCGACACAGGTGGACAGGTAGAGTATACCCAGGCGCTTGAGAGAATGGTGTTGAAGGAACTCGGCAAATTACCCTCGTAACTTCGGGAGAAGAGGGCCCCGTTCCTGCGCAAGCAGGGGCGGGGGGCACAGACCAGGGGGTGGCGACTGTTTACTAAAAACACAGGGCTCTGCGAAGTCTCGCATGACGACGTATAGGGTCTGACGCCTGCCCGGTGCCGGAAGGTTAAAGGGAGGGGTGCAAGCTCCGAACTGAAGCCCCGGTAAACGGCGGCCGTAACTATAACGGTCCTAAGGTAGCGAAATTCCTTGTCGGGTAAGTTCCGACCTGCACGAATGGCGTAACGACTTCCCCGCTGTCTCCAACACCAACTCAGCGAAATTGAATTCTCCGTGAAGATGCGGAGTACCCGCGGTCAGACGGAAAGACCCCGTGCACCTTTACTCCAGCTTTGCAGTGGTGCCAGGGTTCCCATGTGTAGGATAGGTGGGAGGCTTTGAAGCCAGGGCGCCAGCTCCGGTGGAGCCATCCTTGAAATACCACCCTTGGGATCTCTGGCATCTAACCGCGCTCCCTGAACCGGGAGCCGGGACCCTGCATGGCGGGGAGTTTGACTGGGGCGGTCGCCTCCCAAAGAGTAACGGAGGCGCGCGAAGGTTGGCTCAGAGCGGTCGGAAATCGCTCGACGAGTGCAATGGCATAAGCCAGCCTGACTGCGAGACCGACAAGTCGAGCAGAGACGAAAGTCGGCCATAGTGATCCGGTGGTCCCGCGTGGAAGGGCCATCGCTCAACGGATAAAAGGTACGCCGGGGATAACAGGCTGATCTCCCCCAAGAGTCCACATCGACGGGGAGGTTTGGCACCTCGATGTCGGCTCATCACATCCTGGGGCTGGAGCAGGTCCCAAGGGTTCGGCTGTTCGCCGATTAAAGTGGTACGTGAGCTGGGTTTAGAACGTCGTGAGACAGTTCGGTCCCTATCTGCCGTGGGTGTCGGAGTGCTGAGAGGCGCTGTCCCTAGTACGAGAGGACCGGGATGGACGCACCTCTGGTGTACCGGTTGTGGCGCCAGCCGCATCGCCGGGTAGCTAAGTGCGGACGGGATAACCGCTGAAAGCATCTAAGCGGGAAACCCCCCTCAAAACAAGCACTCCCCGAGAGCCGGGATAGACCATCCCGTCGATAGGAGGCGTGTGGAAGCGCGGCAACGCGTGAAGCTAAGCCTTACTAATCGCTCGATCGGCTTGATCCCTCGAGCCCCCTCCGGACGCCATGCGCAGCGGCAAGGCCGCAAGCGGCGGTCCACGAGAAACAATGCATCACTTCCGTCCAAGGTCACTTGAACTCATCCTCGACAGCCCGGCGCCCCTGCGCCTGGCCGACCTGGTGGTCATAGCGAGGGGCCCGCACCCGATCCCATCCCGAACTCGGCCGTGAAAACCCTCCGCGCCAATGGTACTACGTCTCAAGACGTGGGAGAGTAGGTCGCCGCCAGGTCCGCCAGTCGCAGACGCCCAGGGCAACACGATAGATCCAATACGATACGATCCAAACGACAAAGGGCGGGAAGCTTCAGGCTTCCCGCCCTTTTTGTCTGGTCATGCACCCTGCGTTCCGCTACCACCACGGCCAAACCGTTCAACATCATGATGGGGGAGGGCGCGTTTGTCGGCGCTGGCTTTCTTTGTGCGCGTAGTCAATCAGCTCAACGAATGGGTCGGGCGGGCGGTGTCGTGGCTCACCCTGGGCGTCGTGCTGGTCTGCTTCTCGGTTGTCGTACTCCGGTATGTCTTCAACATCGGCTTCATCTGGATGCAGGACATGTACGTCTGGCTCCATGCGGCCGCCTTCACCCTCGGCGCCGGCTACGCTCTCCTCCACGACCACCATGTCCGGGTCGATATCCTCTACCGGCCGGCCGGCGAGCGCTACAAGGCCTGGCTGAACCTGCTCGGCGTCCTCGTGCTCCTGCTCCCCTTCGTGACGCTCCTGGTCTATTGGGGCTGGGGTTACGTGATCCGCTCCTGGGAATTGCAGGAGCGCTCGCAGAATGTCGGCGGCATGCCGGGCCTCTTCATCGTCAAGAGCTGCCTGATCGGCTTCGCGGTGCTGGTCGGCTTGCAGGGGCTGTCCATGGCGGCCCGGAGCGTCCTGATCCTCACCGGCAACGCGGCGCTGCTGCCGGCCAGGGATCTGCCGCCCGCCGAAAACCTGGAAGGGGCGTGATCCCGTGGAGTCCCTCGACCCTGTCCTGATCGGCGAGATCCTCAGCGTCGCCATGTTCTTCGGCGTCATCGGCATCCTGCTGCTGGGTTTCCCCGTCGCCTTCACCCTGGCCGGAACCTCGCTGATCATCGCCGGCATCGGCTGGCTGCTGGACGCCTTCAATCCGGCGCTGTTCGGCACCCTGGCGTCGCGCTATGTCGGCGCCATGACCAACGAGGTGCTGGTCGCGGTGCCGCTGTTCGTTTTCATGGGCGTGATGCTCGAACGCTCCCGGATCGCCGAGCAGCTTCTGGTCACCATGGCGCAGCTGTTCGGCAGCCTGCGGGGAGGGCTCGGGCTGTCGGTCATCATGGTCGGCGCCCTCCTGGCCGCCTCGACCGGCATCGTCGGCGCTACCGTCGTGACCATGGGCCTGCTCAGCCTGCCGGCGATGCTGCGGGCCGGCTACGACCCGAAGCTGGCCTGCGGCATCATCTGCGCGTCCGGCACCCTCGGGCAGATCATTCCCCCCTCGACCGTCCTGATCTTCATGGGCGACATCCTTCAGGGGGCGAACGCCCAGGCCCAAATGGCGCTCGGCAACTTCGCGCCCAATCCAGTCTCGGTCGGCGACCTGTTCGTCGGGGCCTTCATCCCGGGCTTCATCCTGGTCGGCCTCTACATGGGGTGGACCATCCTCCTCGCGGTCGTGCGGCCCAAATCCGCCCCCGCCATGGTGATGTCGGCCGACGACCGGCGCGACCTGCCGAGGAACGTGGCCGTGGCGCTGATCCCGGCGCTGGCATTGATCGTGGCGGTGCTCGGATCGATCCTGGCCGGGATCGCCACGCCGACGGAGTCGGCGTCGGTCGGCGCGGTCGGCGCCATGCTCCTCGCCGCGGCGCGCCGGCAGTTCAGCTACGCGATCCTGCGCCACTGCATGATGGCGACCATGCAAATCACCTCGATGGTGTTCGTCATCCTGTTCGGCGCGTCCATGTTCGCCCTGGTCTTTCGGACGCTGGGAGGGGACGCCCTGCTGGAGGAGTTCTTGACGGCCCTGCCGGGCGGGGCCACCGGGGCGATGCTGTTCGTGATGGGGCTGATGTTCGTCCTGGGCTTCATCCTGGACACCTTCGAGATCATCTTCATCGTCATGCCGCTGACGGCGCCGATCCTGCTCCAGATGGGAGTC
This Skermanella mucosa DNA region includes the following protein-coding sequences:
- a CDS encoding TRAP transporter small permease subunit: MRVVNQLNEWVGRAVSWLTLGVVLVCFSVVVLRYVFNIGFIWMQDMYVWLHAAAFTLGAGYALLHDHHVRVDILYRPAGERYKAWLNLLGVLVLLLPFVTLLVYWGWGYVIRSWELQERSQNVGGMPGLFIVKSCLIGFAVLVGLQGLSMAARSVLILTGNAALLPARDLPPAENLEGA
- a CDS encoding TRAP transporter large permease, which encodes MFFGVIGILLLGFPVAFTLAGTSLIIAGIGWLLDAFNPALFGTLASRYVGAMTNEVLVAVPLFVFMGVMLERSRIAEQLLVTMAQLFGSLRGGLGLSVIMVGALLAASTGIVGATVVTMGLLSLPAMLRAGYDPKLACGIICASGTLGQIIPPSTVLIFMGDILQGANAQAQMALGNFAPNPVSVGDLFVGAFIPGFILVGLYMGWTILLAVVRPKSAPAMVMSADDRRDLPRNVAVALIPALALIVAVLGSILAGIATPTESASVGAVGAMLLAAARRQFSYAILRHCMMATMQITSMVFVILFGASMFALVFRTLGGDALLEEFLTALPGGATGAMLFVMGLMFVLGFILDTFEIIFIVMPLTAPILLQMGVDPVWLGVMVGINLQTSFLTPPVGFSLFYLRSVAPPSVATGQIYRGVIPFVLLQMAGLALVWWFPQLATWLPGIVFD